One window of Erwinia aphidicola genomic DNA carries:
- a CDS encoding LysR family transcriptional regulator, producing the protein MLKDNFNDLISLMVVARERSFTKAAAKLGVSQSALSHSIRALEERLALRLLTRTTRSVAPTEAGEQLINAIGPRLTEIESELIAITEMRDKPAGNIRLTAGEHAVKSAIWPSLKPFIKQYPDVKVEIIVDNTLTDIVSGRFDAGVRLGESVAKDMIAVRIGPDWSMAVVGSPDYFARHGRPQVPQDLQQHSCINMRLPTMGGLYAWEFKKGDREIRVRVEGQLIFNNLEPRIEAAVEGMGLAFVPEDRVSEQIARGELERVLTDWSEPFPGYYLYYPSRKQHTSAFARMIDALRYPPLP; encoded by the coding sequence GTGTTAAAAGACAATTTCAACGATCTCATCTCTCTGATGGTGGTGGCGCGGGAACGCAGTTTTACCAAGGCTGCGGCCAAGCTGGGCGTTTCACAGTCGGCGCTCAGCCACTCGATCCGGGCGCTGGAAGAGCGGCTGGCGCTGCGCTTATTAACGCGCACCACGCGCAGCGTGGCCCCGACCGAAGCGGGCGAACAGCTGATCAACGCTATCGGCCCGCGCCTGACGGAAATTGAATCCGAGCTGATCGCCATTACCGAAATGCGTGATAAACCGGCCGGCAATATTCGCCTCACCGCCGGGGAACATGCGGTGAAATCGGCGATCTGGCCGTCACTGAAGCCGTTTATCAAACAGTACCCGGACGTCAAAGTGGAGATTATTGTCGACAATACGCTGACCGATATCGTGAGCGGGCGCTTTGACGCTGGTGTCAGGCTGGGGGAATCCGTGGCGAAGGATATGATTGCGGTACGCATCGGCCCGGACTGGAGCATGGCGGTGGTCGGCTCGCCGGACTATTTCGCCCGCCACGGTCGGCCGCAGGTTCCACAGGATCTGCAGCAGCACAGCTGTATTAATATGCGCCTGCCGACGATGGGCGGTTTATATGCCTGGGAGTTTAAAAAAGGCGATCGGGAGATACGCGTGCGCGTGGAGGGCCAGCTGATATTTAATAACCTGGAGCCGCGTATTGAAGCAGCGGTTGAGGGGATGGGGCTGGCGTTCGTACCGGAAGACAGGGTTAGCGAACAGATCGCCCGTGGGGAGCTGGAGCGCGTGCTCACCGACTGGAGCGAACCGTTTCCCGGTTATTACCTCTATTACCCGAGCCGCAAACAGCACACCTCGGCGTTTGCCCGCATGATTGATGCGTTGCGTTATCCCCCTCTGCCCTGA
- a CDS encoding SDR family oxidoreductase: MTTVFIIGGAGKVGLRLSHLLSDSGHAVRALYRKPEQEQEIQRQGAEPVRGNLTGLDAPALAALMKGSEVVVFTAGAGGKGGQETTNAVDGEGLKTAVAAAIQAGVPRFLLVSAFPEAGRGKTASENFENYMRVKKMADVALAESELDWVILRPGTLVDGKGTGLIHAGLAIPYGDITRDDVAATLAEIIRQPDVSRVIIELTAGEQPVREAISKIVAL; this comes from the coding sequence ATGACAACGGTTTTCATTATTGGTGGTGCTGGCAAGGTCGGCCTGCGTCTGTCTCACCTCCTTTCGGATAGCGGACATGCGGTTCGCGCACTGTACCGTAAACCTGAACAGGAACAGGAAATACAACGGCAGGGAGCCGAGCCGGTCAGAGGCAACCTGACCGGGCTTGATGCCCCGGCCCTGGCAGCGCTAATGAAAGGCAGTGAGGTGGTGGTCTTTACGGCGGGTGCCGGTGGCAAAGGTGGGCAGGAGACGACCAACGCGGTAGATGGCGAAGGGTTGAAAACTGCAGTCGCTGCCGCTATCCAGGCAGGGGTGCCGCGTTTTCTGCTGGTCTCTGCTTTCCCGGAGGCCGGGCGAGGAAAAACGGCTTCGGAAAACTTCGAAAACTACATGCGTGTGAAAAAAATGGCCGATGTTGCGCTGGCTGAGAGTGAACTGGACTGGGTGATATTGAGGCCTGGCACGCTGGTGGATGGCAAGGGCACCGGCCTTATCCATGCCGGACTTGCCATCCCCTATGGCGACATTACCCGTGATGATGTGGCGGCGACGTTAGCAGAAATTATCCGTCAGCCCGACGTTAGCCGCGTCATCATCGAGCTCACCGCCGGTGAGCAGCCCGTGCGTGAAGCCATCAGCAAGATAGTCGCTCTCTGA
- the yghX gene encoding YghX family hydrolase codes for MTRMTAKDFPPELLEYFDFYVHGKISKREFLDIAAKFVVGGLSAAALGTLLTPNYAYAQQVEFTDPDILAEYIHYPSPQGHGSVKGYLVRPANASGKVPGVVVVHENRGLNPYIEDVARRVAKAGFIALAPDGLSSVGGYPGNDEKGRELQQQIDPTKLMNDFFAAIEFLMQHQPGSGKVGITGFCYGGGVANAAAVAYPELAAAVPFYGRQPKTEDVAKIKAPLLLHYAELDTRITEGWPPYEAALKEHHKIYEGYVYKGVNHGFHNDSTPRYDKAAADLAWERTIAWFNQYLV; via the coding sequence ATGACACGTATGACGGCAAAAGATTTCCCCCCCGAACTACTCGAGTATTTCGATTTCTACGTCCACGGCAAAATCAGCAAGCGCGAATTCCTTGATATCGCGGCGAAATTTGTCGTTGGTGGTCTGTCGGCCGCCGCGCTCGGCACATTGCTGACGCCCAATTATGCTTATGCTCAGCAGGTGGAGTTCACCGATCCTGACATTCTCGCGGAATATATTCACTATCCGTCACCGCAGGGGCACGGCAGCGTAAAAGGCTACCTGGTGCGCCCGGCCAACGCCAGTGGCAAGGTGCCGGGCGTGGTGGTGGTGCATGAAAACCGTGGCCTGAATCCGTATATCGAAGATGTGGCGCGCCGCGTGGCCAAGGCCGGATTTATCGCGCTGGCCCCGGACGGCTTAAGTTCGGTCGGCGGCTATCCCGGTAATGACGAGAAGGGGCGCGAGCTGCAGCAGCAGATCGACCCGACTAAGTTGATGAACGACTTTTTCGCCGCGATTGAATTTCTGATGCAGCATCAACCCGGCAGCGGCAAAGTGGGCATTACCGGCTTCTGCTACGGCGGCGGGGTGGCCAATGCTGCAGCTGTCGCCTATCCCGAGCTGGCGGCGGCCGTGCCGTTTTATGGCCGTCAGCCTAAAACGGAAGACGTGGCGAAGATTAAAGCGCCGCTGCTGCTGCACTATGCCGAGCTGGATACGCGCATCACCGAAGGCTGGCCGCCTTACGAAGCGGCGCTGAAAGAGCATCATAAGATTTACGAGGGCTACGTGTACAAAGGGGTCAACCACGGCTTCCATAACGACTCAACTCCGCGTTATGACAAAGCCGCCGCTGACCTGGCGTGGGAAAGAACGATAGCGTGGTTTAATCAGTATCTGGTTTAA
- a CDS encoding ABC transporter substrate-binding protein, with protein MSLRIGSHPNNLSLFILRQRGVLEAAISGVRWVDYLHGGDSAAMLTDRRLDVAGTGSTPPIYAQGNGLDVAYLAASPDRAANCALLAMKEGARQSVRDLRGARIACMKGSFTDHFLARLLLRQQLTLGDVTLVDLNGSDAARALREGRVDLWAAIDPWLTAARDAKKVRCLSQVGEVIRNRSLFWCRASWLSQHPQQATQLLEVLSDNDRWIAENSLQAARLLHQHLPGALSESHWLATLRARPWGIQRVAPALLAEQQQQADDLLAAGFITQPLTIGVAAEYGVQA; from the coding sequence ATGAGCTTACGTATCGGCAGCCATCCCAATAACCTCTCGCTGTTTATTCTGCGCCAGCGCGGCGTGCTGGAAGCGGCGATAAGCGGCGTGCGCTGGGTGGACTATCTGCACGGCGGCGACAGCGCGGCGATGCTGACCGACCGGCGGCTGGACGTGGCGGGGACCGGCTCAACCCCGCCGATCTACGCCCAGGGTAACGGTCTGGATGTGGCCTATCTCGCTGCCTCTCCCGATCGTGCCGCCAACTGTGCGCTGTTGGCGATGAAGGAGGGCGCCAGGCAAAGCGTGCGCGACCTGCGCGGCGCGCGCATTGCCTGTATGAAAGGCTCGTTTACCGACCATTTTCTCGCCCGCCTGCTGCTCCGGCAGCAGCTGACGCTGGGTGACGTCACGCTGGTGGACCTCAACGGCAGCGATGCCGCGCGTGCGCTGCGCGAAGGGCGGGTGGATCTGTGGGCCGCTATCGATCCCTGGCTAACTGCCGCCCGGGATGCTAAAAAGGTGCGCTGTCTCTCTCAGGTCGGCGAGGTGATCCGCAATCGTTCGCTGTTCTGGTGCCGCGCCAGCTGGCTCAGCCAGCATCCGCAGCAGGCAACGCAGCTGCTGGAAGTGCTCAGCGATAATGACCGCTGGATTGCTGAAAACAGCCTGCAGGCGGCCAGACTGCTGCATCAGCATCTGCCGGGTGCGCTGAGCGAAAGCCACTGGCTGGCAACCCTTCGCGCCCGCCCGTGGGGCATTCAGCGCGTTGCACCAGCCCTGCTGGCGGAGCAGCAGCAGCAGGCCGACGATCTGCTGGCCGCCGGATTTATCACCCAGCCGTTGACGATTGGCGTTGCGGCAGAATACGGAGTACAGGCATGA
- a CDS encoding aliphatic sulfonate ABC transporter substrate-binding protein, which yields MKKGVLRVLVAAALGITLAAQAADPVTLRIGFLRAPTDLALARENGSLEKALAAHNVKLQWSGTFSSAAPAYEAMNAGSIDITTGSSTAFVTAISAGLPLVFFGYQAMSPDGEGIVVRKESPLKTLADLRGKKVAVNKGGTGEYLLSRALQSAGMKESDVQKEYLTPTDSGSAFVGGHVDAWAVWDPFLSLARQSYDGRLLTNGKQLGSENAVGYFVTTSFYQQHPEVVKIFWEVMKQQNAWAKQHPHEAGKIWAQQMGRLGDGLGDQLGAVNTVPLSPVGAAQRQHIQHVAEWYLQQGLIKAIPDINAHSVEL from the coding sequence ATGAAGAAGGGAGTGCTGCGCGTGCTGGTTGCCGCGGCGTTAGGCATCACGCTGGCGGCTCAGGCTGCCGACCCGGTCACGCTGCGGATTGGCTTTTTACGTGCGCCGACCGACCTGGCGCTGGCGCGGGAAAACGGCAGCCTGGAAAAGGCGCTGGCCGCGCATAACGTTAAATTGCAGTGGTCGGGGACGTTCTCCTCAGCCGCGCCCGCCTATGAAGCGATGAACGCCGGGTCGATCGATATCACCACCGGCAGCTCAACCGCGTTTGTCACCGCCATCTCTGCCGGGCTGCCGCTGGTGTTCTTCGGCTATCAGGCGATGTCGCCCGATGGCGAAGGCATTGTGGTCCGTAAAGAGTCGCCGCTGAAAACGCTGGCCGACCTGCGCGGGAAAAAGGTGGCGGTGAATAAGGGCGGCACCGGGGAGTATCTGCTGTCGCGCGCGCTGCAAAGCGCCGGGATGAAAGAGAGCGACGTGCAGAAAGAGTACCTGACGCCGACCGACAGCGGCAGCGCCTTTGTCGGCGGCCATGTTGATGCGTGGGCCGTATGGGACCCGTTCCTGTCGCTGGCGCGCCAGAGCTACGATGGCCGCCTGCTGACCAACGGCAAACAGCTTGGCTCGGAAAATGCGGTGGGCTATTTTGTCACCACCTCGTTTTATCAGCAGCACCCGGAAGTGGTGAAGATATTCTGGGAGGTGATGAAGCAGCAGAATGCCTGGGCGAAGCAGCACCCGCATGAGGCCGGGAAAATCTGGGCGCAGCAGATGGGGCGCCTCGGGGACGGGCTGGGCGACCAGCTGGGCGCAGTGAATACCGTGCCGCTCTCCCCGGTCGGCGCAGCGCAGCGCCAGCATATTCAGCACGTTGCCGAGTGGTATCTGCAGCAGGGGCTGATCAAAGCCATCCCGGATATCAACGCCCATTCCGTAGAGCTGTAA